In a genomic window of Aeromicrobium panaciterrae:
- a CDS encoding lysophospholipid acyltransferase family protein — MFYWFLKFLALGPVLKLIFRPWAEGTENVPKEGPAILASNHLSYSDWLFMPLVIPRRVTFVAKAEYFEGSGIKGWLQKTFFSGAGQVPIDRTSGSAAAGAIKTQLRLLADGQVCGIYPEGTRSHDGKLYRGRTGVARLALEAGVPVIPLAVIGTDVVAPPGKIFGKFARPGVRFGKPLDFSRYEGMQDDRYILRAITDEIMYEIMRLSDQEYVDLYAQDSKKRDRDVERAAAKVVDRAAADEVWDDIKPIE, encoded by the coding sequence GTGTTCTATTGGTTCTTGAAGTTCCTTGCGCTGGGTCCAGTGCTCAAGTTGATCTTCCGGCCATGGGCCGAGGGCACGGAGAACGTTCCGAAGGAAGGCCCCGCCATTCTGGCGAGCAACCACCTGTCCTACAGCGACTGGCTGTTCATGCCGCTCGTCATTCCTCGCCGGGTGACGTTCGTCGCCAAGGCTGAGTACTTCGAGGGCTCAGGCATCAAGGGCTGGCTGCAGAAGACGTTCTTCTCCGGCGCCGGCCAGGTGCCGATCGACCGTACGAGCGGTTCCGCAGCTGCTGGCGCGATCAAGACACAGCTGCGACTGCTGGCTGATGGCCAGGTGTGCGGCATCTACCCCGAGGGCACCCGCTCGCACGACGGCAAGCTCTACCGCGGTCGTACGGGCGTTGCGCGTCTCGCGCTCGAAGCGGGCGTGCCAGTCATCCCGCTCGCTGTGATCGGCACCGATGTCGTCGCGCCTCCCGGCAAGATCTTCGGCAAGTTCGCGCGACCCGGCGTACGTTTTGGCAAGCCGCTCGACTTCAGCCGCTACGAAGGCATGCAGGACGATCGCTACATCTTGCGAGCCATCACCGACGAGATCATGTACGAGATCATGCGCCTGTCGGATCAGGAGTACGTCGACCTCTACGCGCAGGACTCCAAGAAGCGCGACCGCGACGTCGAGCGCGCCGCAGCCAAGGTTGTCGACCGTGCTGCCGCCGACGAAGTCTGGGACGACATCAAGCCCATCGAATGA
- a CDS encoding SRPBCC family protein codes for MARTTSDIIIDAPAEQIMDVIADFGAYPDWATGVKTADIVAGVDGGRAERVHFILDAAPIRDEYELGYVWDGVNAVSWSLSKPGSMLTSMDGTYVLEPLEQTQTKVTYQLAVDVSVPLLGMLKRKAEKVIIDTALKGLKKQVEAL; via the coding sequence ATGGCGCGGACTACGAGCGACATCATCATCGATGCTCCCGCCGAGCAGATTATGGACGTCATTGCCGATTTCGGCGCCTATCCCGATTGGGCGACAGGCGTGAAGACGGCCGACATCGTGGCTGGTGTTGATGGAGGTCGCGCCGAGCGCGTCCACTTCATCCTCGACGCAGCTCCGATCCGTGACGAATACGAGCTCGGTTACGTCTGGGATGGCGTCAACGCCGTTTCGTGGAGCCTGTCCAAGCCGGGATCAATGCTGACCTCGATGGATGGCACCTACGTTCTCGAACCACTTGAGCAGACGCAGACCAAGGTGACATATCAGCTGGCCGTGGACGTTTCCGTGCCGTTGCTCGGCATGTTGAAGCGCAAGGCCGAGAAGGTCATCATCGACACCGCGCTCAAGGGGTTGAAGAAACAGGTTGAGGCGCTGTGA
- a CDS encoding NlpC/P60 family protein, whose product MRLSRDRARSRALVAVSSLAIVGALFAFPSAQADPAPTVESIEAALHKIEAMNEQVNQIGVRTKQTRNEIADLSDDISEALVGYNQQKEQLSTAIVQQQMDAPLGPTVNLFGSGDPEQFLAGLGAVQALNSTRADALEQFGETSKALKNRRSQLEDRQDELADAKKQSAKTRKEIRKQYEAIKAQIEQLSPADQAKLDSGSTELDFEPVASGRAQTAINFALAQLGEPYAWGGTGPNRWDCSGLVMKAWAAAGISLPRVVGPQYAATRHISASQLQPGDLVFYGGMSHVGMYIGKGRVVHAPRPGRSVEITGLGGYSKFGRVG is encoded by the coding sequence GTGCGACTGTCACGTGATCGAGCACGAAGCCGCGCTCTTGTAGCGGTTTCATCTCTTGCAATTGTCGGTGCGCTGTTCGCGTTCCCGTCGGCCCAGGCTGATCCTGCGCCCACGGTCGAGAGCATTGAGGCAGCGCTGCACAAGATCGAGGCGATGAACGAGCAGGTCAACCAGATTGGCGTGCGCACCAAGCAGACCCGCAACGAGATTGCTGACCTCAGCGACGACATCTCCGAAGCTCTGGTTGGTTACAACCAGCAGAAGGAGCAACTGAGCACTGCGATCGTCCAGCAGCAGATGGACGCCCCGCTCGGCCCGACCGTCAACCTCTTCGGTAGCGGCGACCCGGAGCAGTTCCTCGCAGGACTCGGAGCCGTACAGGCCCTCAACAGCACTCGCGCCGATGCTCTCGAGCAGTTCGGTGAGACGAGCAAGGCGCTGAAGAACCGTCGCTCCCAGCTCGAGGACCGCCAGGACGAGCTCGCCGACGCCAAGAAGCAGTCCGCCAAGACTCGCAAGGAGATCCGCAAGCAGTACGAAGCCATCAAGGCGCAGATCGAACAGCTCAGCCCGGCTGACCAGGCCAAGCTCGATTCAGGCTCGACCGAACTCGACTTCGAGCCGGTCGCATCGGGCCGTGCTCAGACCGCCATCAACTTCGCACTCGCCCAGCTCGGCGAACCCTACGCGTGGGGTGGTACTGGCCCCAACCGCTGGGATTGCTCCGGCCTCGTCATGAAGGCTTGGGCAGCCGCCGGGATCTCGCTGCCTCGCGTTGTGGGCCCGCAGTACGCCGCAACTCGCCACATCTCGGCCAGTCAGCTTCAGCCGGGCGACCTCGTGTTCTACGGCGGCATGTCGCACGTTGGCATGTACATCGGCAAGGGTCGCGTCGTTCACGCTCCTCGCCCGGGCCGCAGCGTCGAAATCACGGGCCTCGGGGGCTACAGCAAGTTTGGCCGGGTTGGCTGA
- a CDS encoding Lrp/AsnC ligand binding domain-containing protein yields the protein MITAIVFIQADVSRITETAKQIADIDGVSEVYSVTGEIDLVAMVRVREVDDVAKVVADQLNKVEGVLSTQTQIAFQTFSQHDLESTFSIGL from the coding sequence ATGATCACCGCCATCGTCTTCATCCAGGCCGACGTCTCGCGCATCACCGAGACGGCCAAGCAGATCGCTGACATTGACGGCGTCAGCGAGGTCTATTCGGTGACGGGCGAGATCGACCTCGTCGCCATGGTTCGCGTCCGCGAGGTTGACGATGTCGCCAAGGTCGTCGCCGATCAGCTCAACAAGGTCGAGGGCGTGCTGTCGACGCAGACCCAGATCGCGTTCCAGACGTTCAGCCAGCACGACCTCGAATCGACGTTCTCGATCGGCCTTTAG
- a CDS encoding ROK family glucokinase codes for MTFAIGVDIGGTKIAAGLVSEAGELLKRESEPTPDDSSTIPKIVAALAERLAGDEKIVGVGIGAAGFTSTDRTTVRFAPNINWVDEPLAEQVSALLDLPVVVENDANAAAWGEFAFGAGEDTDDLLLVTVGTGVGGGIVHHGQLYRGGFGVAAEIGHMRIVPDGIACGCGQHGCFEQYASGSALVRNARERVANGDPGTDALRALADGNLSKITGPALTDLAHDGDELSIELLADLGQWIGEGLAILASILDPRVIAIGGGVAGAGDLLLGPVVEAFETHLPALSHRPQAEVRLAALGNAAGIIGAADLARTEPV; via the coding sequence ATGACTTTTGCAATCGGTGTGGACATCGGCGGCACCAAGATCGCTGCAGGCCTCGTCTCAGAGGCTGGTGAGCTGCTCAAGCGCGAGAGTGAGCCGACGCCCGACGATTCATCCACGATCCCCAAGATCGTGGCCGCCCTTGCCGAGCGCCTGGCAGGTGACGAAAAGATCGTCGGCGTGGGCATTGGCGCTGCCGGCTTCACCAGCACCGATCGCACCACGGTGCGATTCGCACCCAACATCAACTGGGTTGACGAGCCTCTAGCCGAGCAAGTCTCCGCGCTGCTCGACCTGCCGGTCGTCGTTGAGAACGATGCCAATGCCGCGGCCTGGGGCGAGTTCGCCTTCGGCGCAGGCGAGGACACCGACGACCTGCTCCTCGTTACTGTCGGCACCGGCGTGGGTGGCGGCATCGTCCACCACGGCCAGCTCTACCGCGGCGGATTCGGCGTTGCCGCAGAGATCGGCCACATGAGGATCGTGCCTGACGGCATTGCCTGCGGCTGCGGTCAGCACGGTTGCTTCGAGCAGTACGCGAGTGGCAGCGCCCTCGTACGCAACGCTCGCGAACGCGTGGCCAACGGCGACCCGGGCACCGACGCACTTCGCGCGCTGGCCGACGGAAATCTCAGCAAGATCACCGGACCGGCACTCACAGACCTTGCGCACGACGGCGACGAGTTGTCGATCGAACTCCTGGCCGACCTCGGTCAGTGGATCGGTGAGGGGCTAGCAATCCTCGCCTCGATCCTCGATCCCCGCGTAATCGCGATCGGTGGCGGCGTCGCCGGTGCCGGAGACCTGTTGCTCGGTCCCGTCGTCGAAGCGTTCGAGACCCACCTGCCGGCCCTTTCCCATCGCCCGCAGGCCGAGGTTCGACTTGCCGCTCTCGGGAACGCCGCCGGCATCATCGGCGCCGCAGACCTCGCGAGGACTGAACCCGTCTAA
- a CDS encoding DUF427 domain-containing protein yields the protein MQADHPVENVWDYPRPPSIELSNEHIVVALEGRVIAETSRSYRVCETSHPPTYYLPIRAFADDVLWAIAGTTICEWKGVASYYDLVTESRTIAAGAWTYPSPNPRFAALTDHVAIYPGKVDRCTIDGEVVQAQEGDFYGGWITSRVIGPFKGAPDTLAW from the coding sequence GTGCAAGCAGACCACCCTGTCGAAAATGTCTGGGATTACCCGCGTCCGCCGTCGATCGAGTTGAGCAACGAGCACATCGTCGTTGCTCTCGAGGGTCGAGTCATCGCCGAGACCTCACGGTCATATCGGGTATGCGAGACGAGCCACCCGCCGACGTACTACCTCCCGATCCGGGCTTTCGCCGACGACGTCCTGTGGGCTATTGCTGGGACCACGATCTGCGAGTGGAAGGGTGTCGCGTCGTATTACGACCTCGTCACCGAGTCTCGGACGATCGCGGCCGGAGCTTGGACCTACCCGTCACCGAACCCACGCTTCGCCGCACTCACTGACCACGTCGCGATCTATCCGGGCAAGGTCGACCGGTGCACGATCGACGGTGAGGTTGTCCAGGCACAGGAGGGCGACTTTTACGGCGGCTGGATTACGTCCCGGGTCATCGGGCCGTTCAAAGGCGCCCCCGACACGCTCGCTTGGTAA
- a CDS encoding DEDD exonuclease domain-containing protein, with protein MQEVQGTFDELGRPLSSTTFCVVDLETTGGSAAGGSKITEFGAVKVCGGEVLGEFQTLVNPDELIPAFITVLTGITNQMVISAPRIAEVLPSFLEFAKGSVLVAHNAPFDVGFLKHNSRELGIPWPGFEVLDTAVLARRALNRDEVRNCKLSTLAAKFGATTTPNHRALSDARATVDVLHGLFERLGNLGVTTLEEVSTYTSKVTPEQRKKRHLADHLPVAPGVYVFRDDKDQPLYIGTSRNLRARTRSYFTKAETRTRMGQMVMLANRIEGIVCATPLEAQVRELRLIGKHRPPFNRRSKFPDKVTWLKLTREPWPRLSIVRTVLDDEADYIGPFRGRQSAEGALAALHDSFQIRQCTPRLALKSKSSPCALAEMGHCLSPCDGSADIEVYDAEVVRVRRAMIGDPEELVAAVHAHMLYLARNERFEDAAVWRDRLTSFLRASVRTQRLRELTGQPELVAAAPHEEGWEVHVIRYGRLVAAGILPRGTHSAGWVDALLATAETVPPGFGPIPAATVEETECLLRWLDSPGIRMVRGTWHTSLQSGARHLVPFELADSRWQDLQRPG; from the coding sequence GTGCAGGAAGTCCAGGGAACCTTCGACGAGCTGGGCCGCCCCCTGTCCTCCACGACCTTCTGTGTCGTCGACCTCGAGACGACGGGAGGTTCGGCCGCCGGCGGGTCCAAGATCACCGAGTTCGGCGCGGTCAAGGTGTGCGGCGGCGAGGTGCTCGGCGAGTTCCAGACGCTGGTCAATCCCGATGAGCTCATCCCCGCGTTCATCACGGTCCTGACCGGCATCACCAACCAGATGGTGATCTCCGCACCTCGCATCGCCGAGGTGCTCCCCAGCTTCCTCGAGTTCGCCAAGGGCAGTGTCCTCGTCGCGCACAATGCACCATTCGATGTCGGATTCCTCAAGCACAACAGTCGCGAGCTCGGCATTCCGTGGCCCGGCTTCGAAGTGCTCGATACGGCAGTCCTCGCCCGTCGCGCCCTCAATCGTGACGAGGTGCGCAACTGCAAGCTGTCGACGCTGGCGGCCAAGTTCGGTGCCACGACGACGCCCAACCACCGCGCCCTTTCCGATGCGCGCGCGACGGTCGACGTGCTGCACGGACTGTTCGAGCGGCTGGGCAACCTCGGAGTGACGACCCTCGAAGAGGTGTCGACTTACACGTCGAAGGTCACCCCCGAACAGCGCAAGAAGCGTCACCTCGCCGACCACCTTCCAGTCGCACCGGGCGTCTACGTCTTCCGCGACGACAAGGACCAGCCGCTCTACATCGGCACCTCGCGCAACCTCCGAGCTCGCACCCGCTCCTACTTCACCAAGGCCGAGACACGCACCCGCATGGGTCAGATGGTGATGCTCGCCAACCGCATCGAAGGCATCGTGTGCGCGACACCGCTCGAGGCCCAGGTACGCGAGCTCCGTCTGATCGGCAAACACCGTCCACCGTTCAACCGGCGCTCCAAGTTCCCCGACAAGGTCACTTGGCTCAAGCTCACACGCGAGCCGTGGCCGCGGCTGTCGATCGTACGAACTGTGCTCGACGACGAGGCCGACTACATCGGGCCGTTCCGTGGCCGTCAATCAGCCGAGGGCGCGCTCGCTGCACTGCACGACTCGTTCCAGATCCGGCAGTGCACTCCTCGCCTGGCACTGAAGTCCAAGAGCTCGCCATGTGCTCTCGCCGAGATGGGTCATTGCCTGTCACCGTGCGACGGCTCGGCCGATATCGAGGTCTATGACGCTGAGGTCGTACGCGTACGACGCGCCATGATCGGTGATCCCGAAGAGCTCGTCGCAGCCGTACACGCGCACATGCTCTATCTCGCTCGCAACGAACGATTCGAAGACGCAGCTGTGTGGCGCGATCGCCTCACCTCGTTCCTGCGCGCCTCCGTACGCACCCAGCGCCTGCGCGAGCTGACGGGACAACCCGAGCTCGTTGCGGCTGCTCCTCACGAGGAGGGGTGGGAAGTTCACGTCATCCGCTACGGCCGGCTGGTTGCTGCCGGCATCCTGCCGAGAGGTACGCATTCAGCAGGGTGGGTCGATGCACTCCTCGCCACGGCCGAGACCGTCCCACCCGGCTTCGGACCGATCCCGGCGGCAACGGTCGAGGAGACCGAGTGCCTGCTGCGGTGGCTCGACTCCCCCGGCATCCGCATGGTTCGCGGCACCTGGCATACGTCGCTACAAAGCGGAGCGCGACACCTCGTACCGTTCGAGCTCGCCGATTCCCGCTGGCAAGACCTGCAAAGGCCGGGCTAA
- a CDS encoding AMP-dependent synthetase/ligase, producing the protein MTERSDPGNLSLDILDRLPEHIDDVALARQIDGYWQDVTLGAFHGQILDFAKGLIAAGVKAGDRVVILSKTRYEWTVADYAIWWIGATTVPVYETSSVAQIEWILKDSGAVAAIVESATHEASVKEAKSKHLKNVWCIDSGAFDEITAGGTKVSDSDVEARRSALTSTTLATLIYTSGTTGKPKGCKLTHGNFRSELEAATQQLPELFGAKDASTLLFLPLAHVFARIIPVGSIRAGVKVGHTADIKDLPRHLGDFQPTFVLAVPRVFEKVFNSASTKAYANGRGKVFDRAAQTAIAYSKALDNGGPGLVLRGQHKVFDGLVYGKIREALGGKAQWAISGGAPLGERLAHFYRGIGLTILEGYGLTETTAALCVNTPSDQRIGTVGRPMPGTEVRVSSDGELSFRGPQIFTGYWNNDEATAEALDPDGWFATGDLGEVDADGYVRITGRRKEIIVTAGGKNVAPAVLEERVRTHPYVSQCLVVGDGKPFVAALVTIDTESWTGSLKDPDLKAEIQKAIDDANSQVSQAEAIRKFKIMPADWTEANGYLTPSYKVKRNAVLRDFHDTVEALFTR; encoded by the coding sequence GTGACCGAGCGCAGCGATCCGGGCAACCTCTCCCTGGACATCCTCGACCGCCTCCCTGAGCACATCGATGACGTAGCACTTGCGCGCCAGATCGATGGCTACTGGCAGGACGTGACTCTGGGCGCATTCCACGGTCAGATCCTCGACTTCGCCAAGGGCCTCATCGCCGCTGGCGTCAAGGCCGGCGACCGTGTCGTGATCCTGTCCAAGACCCGCTACGAGTGGACCGTCGCCGACTACGCCATCTGGTGGATTGGCGCGACGACCGTCCCGGTGTACGAGACGTCGTCCGTCGCCCAGATCGAATGGATCCTCAAGGACTCAGGAGCTGTCGCAGCGATCGTCGAGTCAGCCACTCACGAAGCCAGCGTTAAGGAAGCGAAATCCAAGCACCTCAAGAACGTCTGGTGCATCGACTCGGGTGCCTTCGACGAGATCACCGCAGGCGGTACGAAGGTCAGCGACTCTGACGTCGAAGCTCGACGTTCGGCCCTGACCAGCACGACGTTGGCAACGCTGATCTACACCTCTGGCACCACCGGCAAGCCCAAGGGCTGCAAGCTGACGCACGGCAACTTCCGCTCCGAGTTGGAGGCAGCAACTCAACAGCTGCCCGAACTGTTCGGCGCCAAGGATGCCTCAACGCTGCTGTTCCTCCCGCTCGCTCACGTGTTTGCGCGCATCATTCCGGTCGGCTCGATCCGTGCTGGCGTCAAGGTTGGCCACACCGCGGACATCAAGGACCTCCCGCGCCACCTCGGCGACTTCCAGCCCACCTTCGTGCTCGCTGTCCCCCGCGTGTTCGAAAAGGTCTTCAACTCAGCCAGCACCAAGGCGTATGCCAACGGCCGCGGCAAGGTGTTCGATCGCGCCGCCCAGACTGCGATCGCGTACAGCAAGGCCCTCGACAATGGCGGACCCGGACTCGTACTCCGCGGTCAGCACAAAGTGTTCGATGGCTTGGTCTACGGCAAGATCCGCGAGGCGCTCGGCGGCAAAGCCCAGTGGGCGATCTCGGGCGGCGCGCCACTCGGCGAACGACTCGCTCACTTCTACCGCGGAATTGGCTTGACGATCCTTGAGGGCTACGGACTCACCGAGACGACCGCCGCCCTGTGCGTCAACACGCCCAGCGATCAACGGATCGGCACCGTTGGCCGCCCCATGCCTGGCACCGAGGTGCGGGTGAGCAGCGATGGCGAGCTCAGCTTTCGCGGCCCGCAGATCTTCACGGGCTACTGGAACAACGACGAAGCGACGGCCGAGGCCCTCGATCCAGACGGCTGGTTTGCCACGGGCGACCTCGGCGAGGTCGATGCGGACGGATATGTACGAATCACCGGACGTCGCAAGGAGATCATCGTGACGGCGGGTGGCAAGAATGTCGCACCGGCCGTGCTCGAGGAACGCGTTCGCACGCACCCGTACGTCAGTCAGTGCTTGGTCGTCGGCGACGGCAAACCCTTCGTCGCTGCTCTCGTCACGATCGACACCGAGTCGTGGACCGGCAGCTTGAAGGATCCTGACCTCAAGGCCGAGATCCAGAAGGCGATCGACGACGCCAACTCACAGGTGTCCCAGGCCGAGGCGATCCGCAAGTTCAAAATCATGCCGGCGGACTGGACCGAGGCGAACGGCTATCTGACGCCGTCATACAAGGTCAAGCGCAATGCCGTCCTGCGCGACTTTCACGACACGGTCGAAGCGCTTTTCACCAGGTAG
- a CDS encoding alpha/beta fold hydrolase — MSSPSPVAVVPGAEPFSADGGRIGVLLSHGFTGSPASMTPWGKHLADQGYTVRVPRLPGHGTTWKDMNRTRWEDWYAELDKTLTELRTKCDKVVVAGLSMGGGLGLRLAQQRPADVDALVLVNPAINLKRFDVKLVPAMQWFIPGLPGIGNDVKKAGADEVGYDKTPLKALASQLKMWKDIRANLGKVTQPLLLLRSNDDHVVDISSKELILANVSSSVKEFVELKDSFHVATIDNDAPLIFDHASAFISEHVGAASA; from the coding sequence ATGAGCTCACCTTCTCCAGTTGCCGTCGTGCCCGGAGCCGAACCCTTTTCTGCTGACGGTGGACGCATCGGCGTTCTGCTGAGTCACGGATTCACCGGCTCGCCGGCTTCGATGACTCCGTGGGGCAAACACCTCGCTGATCAGGGCTACACCGTTCGAGTCCCACGCCTGCCGGGCCACGGCACGACGTGGAAGGACATGAACCGCACGCGCTGGGAAGACTGGTACGCCGAGCTCGACAAGACGCTCACCGAATTGCGTACGAAATGCGACAAGGTCGTCGTCGCGGGACTCTCGATGGGCGGCGGTCTGGGGCTTCGACTGGCCCAGCAGCGGCCCGCCGACGTGGACGCGCTGGTGCTGGTCAATCCCGCCATCAACTTGAAGCGATTCGACGTCAAGCTCGTACCTGCGATGCAGTGGTTCATCCCGGGCCTGCCCGGCATCGGCAACGACGTCAAGAAGGCCGGTGCAGACGAGGTCGGCTACGACAAGACTCCACTCAAGGCCTTGGCATCGCAGCTGAAAATGTGGAAGGACATCCGCGCCAACCTCGGGAAGGTCACGCAGCCCCTGCTCCTCCTCCGGTCCAACGACGACCACGTCGTCGACATCTCGTCGAAGGAACTCATCCTCGCCAACGTGTCCTCCTCCGTGAAGGAGTTCGTCGAGCTCAAGGACAGCTTCCACGTCGCCACGATCGACAACGACGCACCGTTGATCTTCGATCACGCCTCTGCATTCATCTCTGAGCACGTCGGGGCGGCCAGTGCCTGA
- a CDS encoding 6-phosphofructokinase, whose translation MRIGMLTGGGDCPGLNAVIRGAVRKGVSTYGHEFVGFRDGWRGPLENDTMTLGIPEVRGILPRGGTILGSSRTNPFGIEGGVERIKDNLAVNGCDALIAIGGEDTLGVATKLADLGVNVVGVPKTIDNDLSGTDFTFGFDTAVNIAMEAIDRLHTTAESHHRVLVVEVMGRHAGWIALHAGLAGGANIILIPERPFDIEAVCAQVESRFATHYSPIIVVSEGAVPAEGGAMSLVSGEKDAFGHVRLGGIGDRLASEIEQRTGKEARAVVLGHIQRGGTPTAFDRWLATRFGLHAIQAVHEGDFGKMMALRGTEIERVPLAEGTRVLKTVRPELYEEAEVLFG comes from the coding sequence ATGCGCATCGGCATGCTGACCGGCGGAGGCGACTGCCCCGGACTCAACGCAGTCATCCGAGGAGCCGTGCGCAAGGGAGTGTCGACGTACGGGCATGAGTTCGTCGGATTCCGTGACGGCTGGCGCGGGCCTCTCGAGAACGACACGATGACGCTCGGCATCCCGGAAGTGCGCGGCATCCTTCCGCGCGGTGGCACGATCCTCGGCTCGTCGCGTACCAACCCGTTTGGCATCGAAGGTGGCGTCGAGCGCATCAAGGACAACCTCGCGGTCAACGGCTGCGATGCCCTGATCGCGATTGGTGGCGAGGACACCCTCGGCGTTGCGACCAAGCTCGCCGACCTCGGCGTTAACGTCGTGGGCGTCCCCAAGACGATCGACAACGACCTCTCAGGCACCGACTTCACGTTCGGCTTCGACACCGCCGTCAACATCGCGATGGAAGCCATCGACCGCCTGCACACGACCGCGGAGTCCCACCACCGCGTCCTCGTGGTGGAAGTCATGGGCCGTCACGCTGGCTGGATTGCTCTGCACGCCGGACTCGCTGGCGGCGCCAACATCATCCTGATCCCAGAGCGCCCCTTCGACATCGAAGCGGTGTGCGCTCAGGTCGAAAGCCGGTTTGCGACGCACTACTCGCCGATCATCGTGGTCTCCGAGGGTGCCGTGCCTGCTGAAGGTGGCGCGATGTCACTCGTCAGTGGCGAGAAGGACGCATTCGGTCACGTTCGGCTCGGCGGCATCGGCGACCGGCTGGCCTCAGAGATCGAGCAGCGTACGGGCAAGGAAGCTCGTGCCGTCGTGCTCGGCCACATCCAACGCGGCGGTACGCCGACGGCTTTCGACCGCTGGCTCGCTACTCGATTTGGCCTGCACGCGATCCAGGCGGTGCACGAGGGCGACTTCGGCAAGATGATGGCGCTGCGAGGCACCGAGATCGAGCGCGTGCCGCTCGCCGAGGGCACCAGGGTGCTCAAGACCGTTCGGCCCGAGCTCTACGAAGAGGCCGAAGTTCTGTTTGGTTGA
- a CDS encoding ROK family glucokinase, which translates to MADKLAIGIDIGGTKIAAGVVDEDGRIVARLKRETPTTEAPAVIDAIAEITEEFRREHHITALGIGAAGFVDSTQSTVLFAPHLSWRNEPLRDSVARRTGLPVMVDNDANASGWAEWRFGAAQGEADLVLITLGTGIGGALVIDGQPYRGKFGIAGEFGHMQVVPDGRPCECGNHGCWEQYASGRVLTRRAKAAAADGTDFGKLMLADAGGDIERVEGSLVTRYADEGNAEAVEWIAEVGDWLGVGIANLAAALDPGMFVIGGGVSDAGALLIEPAKAAFSRTLTGRGYRAEARIVRAHLGPEAGLIGAADMARITARRRRPANPSARVRARATARPGRSPLRRK; encoded by the coding sequence ATGGCCGACAAGCTGGCGATCGGCATCGACATCGGCGGCACCAAGATCGCCGCCGGAGTCGTGGACGAGGACGGGCGCATTGTTGCCCGACTCAAGCGTGAGACCCCGACGACTGAGGCGCCGGCCGTGATCGACGCGATTGCCGAGATCACCGAGGAGTTCCGTCGTGAGCACCACATCACCGCGCTCGGCATCGGCGCTGCGGGATTTGTTGACTCAACCCAGTCGACAGTGCTGTTCGCGCCGCACCTTTCCTGGCGCAACGAACCTCTCCGTGACTCGGTGGCTCGACGTACGGGACTCCCGGTGATGGTCGACAACGATGCCAATGCCAGCGGCTGGGCCGAGTGGCGCTTCGGTGCTGCTCAAGGCGAAGCCGATCTGGTGCTGATCACCCTTGGCACCGGAATCGGCGGCGCACTCGTCATCGACGGACAGCCCTATCGCGGCAAATTCGGCATCGCGGGGGAGTTTGGACACATGCAGGTCGTTCCCGACGGTCGCCCCTGCGAATGCGGCAACCACGGCTGCTGGGAGCAGTACGCCAGCGGTCGCGTGCTCACCCGCCGCGCGAAGGCCGCTGCAGCTGACGGCACAGATTTCGGCAAATTGATGCTGGCTGACGCCGGCGGCGACATCGAGCGCGTCGAAGGGTCGCTCGTGACTCGGTACGCCGACGAGGGCAACGCCGAGGCGGTGGAGTGGATTGCCGAGGTCGGTGACTGGCTCGGTGTCGGTATCGCCAATCTCGCAGCCGCTCTCGATCCCGGCATGTTCGTCATTGGTGGGGGAGTCAGCGATGCCGGAGCACTGCTGATCGAGCCAGCCAAGGCTGCCTTCAGTCGTACGTTGACCGGTCGCGGCTATCGCGCCGAAGCGCGCATCGTACGAGCACACCTCGGGCCCGAAGCCGGATTGATTGGTGCGGCGGACATGGCGCGAATTACAGCACGGCGCCGTCGTCCGGCCAATCCGAGCGCCCGGGTCCGTGCTCGGGCAACTGCGAGACCAGGTAGATCGCCGCTGCGACGAAAGTAA